In a single window of the Nocardiopsis composta genome:
- a CDS encoding VOC family protein: MSKQIFVNLPVADLDRAKDFYTGLGYRLDPMFSDENAASFKISDEIYVMLLVHDFFKGVTDQAVADTATHREVINALSADSRAEVDALLDSALAAGATEPRQAQEEGPMYGRSFLDPDGHLWEVVYMDMEALEG; encoded by the coding sequence ATGAGCAAGCAGATCTTCGTGAACCTGCCCGTGGCCGACCTCGACCGGGCCAAGGACTTCTACACCGGGCTCGGCTACCGGCTCGACCCCATGTTCAGCGACGAGAACGCCGCATCCTTCAAGATCAGCGACGAGATCTACGTGATGCTGCTGGTGCACGACTTCTTCAAGGGCGTCACCGACCAGGCGGTCGCCGACACCGCCACGCACCGCGAGGTCATCAACGCGCTCTCCGCGGACTCCCGCGCCGAGGTCGACGCCCTCCTGGACAGCGCCCTCGCCGCCGGCGCCACCGAGCCCCGCCAGGCCCAGGAGGAGGGGCCGATGTACGGCCGCAGCTTCCTCGACCCCGACGGCCACCTGTGGGAGGTCGTGTACATGGACATGGAGGCGTTGGAAGGGTAG
- a CDS encoding type II toxin-antitoxin system death-on-curing family toxin: MPPGPLIYLSAALIVEVTTMTLRQNDQGEAVVRDYGLLESAAHRPRSSSFGVEHYPGLFDKAAALMQSLARNHVFVDGNKRAAWNCATTFLEVNGAPLIEPVDEDRAERFVLDVATGKLADIEDIALVLGTFHTVS, from the coding sequence ATGCCGCCGGGACCCCTGATCTACCTGAGCGCGGCGCTCATCGTCGAGGTCACCACGATGACCCTGCGACAGAACGACCAGGGCGAGGCCGTCGTCCGCGACTACGGACTGCTTGAGAGCGCGGCGCACCGTCCGAGGTCGTCTTCTTTCGGTGTGGAGCATTATCCCGGGTTGTTCGACAAGGCCGCGGCACTGATGCAGTCTCTCGCCCGGAACCACGTGTTCGTCGACGGCAACAAGCGCGCCGCATGGAACTGCGCCACCACCTTCTTGGAGGTGAACGGGGCTCCGCTGATCGAACCTGTCGACGAGGACAGGGCTGAGCGGTTCGTCCTCGATGTAGCCACGGGAAAGCTCGCCGACATCGAGGACATCGCGCTGGTCCTGGGTACGTTCCATACGGTGAGCTGA
- a CDS encoding L-serine ammonia-lyase: protein MAISVFDLFKIGIGPSSSHTVGPMKAARTFIEGLAAAGKASRTASVRCDLYGSLALTGKGHGSDTAVILGLLGETPEGVDVDAVPGLLASVRETGRMRLGAGGPEIDFAPARDVDFRRKESLPGHPNGMRFTAYGPEGEELRSKVYYSVGGGFVVDEAAAGADRITPDTTVLPHPFSSAEELLEVCRKTGMSISSVMLANEQAFGRTPEEIRAGLLEIWRTMRQCVRRGVSTEGTLPGGLRVPRRAHRLYRQLGGACDDGGLLAPASPDTSDPMHGSDWITLYALAVNEENAAGGRVVTAPTNGAAGIVPAVLHYYLHFCRGSGDEGVVRFLLTAAAIGILFKENASISGAEVGCQGEVGSASSMAAAGLAEALGGTPAQVENAAEIAMEHNLGLTCDPIGGLVQVPCIERNAVASVKAITATRMALRGDGSHFVSLDKVIKTMRDTGRDMHDKYKETSRGGLAVNVIEC from the coding sequence ATGGCCATCAGCGTCTTCGACCTGTTCAAGATCGGCATCGGGCCGTCGAGCTCGCACACCGTCGGCCCGATGAAGGCCGCCCGCACCTTCATCGAGGGCCTCGCCGCGGCGGGGAAGGCCTCCCGGACCGCCTCGGTCCGCTGCGACCTGTACGGCTCGCTCGCCCTCACCGGCAAGGGCCACGGCAGCGACACCGCCGTCATCCTGGGGCTGCTCGGCGAGACCCCGGAGGGCGTCGACGTGGACGCCGTTCCCGGGCTGCTGGCGTCGGTCCGGGAGACCGGCCGGATGCGGCTCGGCGCCGGCGGCCCGGAGATCGACTTCGCCCCGGCGCGCGACGTGGACTTCCGCCGCAAGGAGAGCCTGCCCGGCCACCCGAACGGGATGCGGTTCACCGCCTACGGCCCGGAGGGCGAGGAGCTCCGCTCCAAGGTCTACTACTCGGTGGGCGGCGGTTTCGTGGTCGACGAGGCCGCGGCCGGCGCCGACCGGATCACCCCGGACACCACGGTGCTCCCGCACCCCTTCTCCAGCGCTGAGGAGCTGCTGGAGGTGTGCCGGAAGACCGGCATGTCGATCAGCTCGGTGATGCTCGCCAACGAGCAGGCGTTCGGCCGCACCCCGGAGGAGATCCGGGCGGGCCTGCTGGAGATCTGGCGGACCATGCGCCAGTGCGTGCGCCGCGGGGTGAGCACCGAGGGCACCCTGCCGGGCGGGCTGCGCGTGCCGCGCCGGGCGCACCGGCTCTACCGCCAGCTCGGCGGCGCCTGCGACGACGGCGGCCTGCTCGCACCGGCCTCCCCGGACACCAGCGACCCGATGCACGGCAGCGACTGGATCACGCTGTACGCGCTCGCCGTCAACGAGGAGAACGCGGCCGGCGGCCGGGTCGTGACCGCCCCGACCAACGGCGCGGCCGGCATCGTCCCCGCCGTGCTCCACTACTACCTGCACTTCTGCCGCGGCTCCGGGGACGAGGGCGTGGTCCGGTTCCTGCTCACCGCCGCGGCGATCGGCATCCTGTTCAAGGAGAACGCCTCCATCTCCGGCGCCGAGGTCGGCTGCCAGGGCGAGGTCGGCTCCGCCTCCTCGATGGCCGCCGCCGGCCTCGCCGAGGCCCTCGGCGGCACCCCCGCCCAGGTGGAGAACGCCGCCGAGATCGCCATGGAGCACAACCTCGGCCTCACCTGCGACCCCATCGGCGGCCTGGTCCAGGTCCCGTGCATCGAGCGGAACGCGGTCGCCTCGGTCAAGGCCATCACCGCCACCCGGATGGCGCTGCGCGGCGACGGCAGCCACTTCGTCAGCCTGGACAAGGTCATCAAGACGATGCGCGACACCGGCCGCGACATGCACGACAAGTACAAGGAGACCTCGCGCGGCGGCCTGGCCGTCAATGTGATCGAGTGCTGA
- a CDS encoding serine hydroxymethyltransferase produces the protein MSDQDNLLDRTLADFDPEVAAAVDSELSRQRNTLEMIASENFAPRAVLEAQGTVLTNKYAEGYPGRRYYGGCEYVDVVEQLAIDRAKALFGAEHANVQPHSGAQANTAVYFSLLKPGDTILGLDLAHGGHLTHGMKINYSGKILNPVPYHVRDADGLVDYDEVAKLAEEHRPAMIVAGWSAYPRQLDFARFREIADSVGALLMVDMAHFAGLVAAGLHPNPVPHADVVTTTTHKTLGGPRGGLILCKQEYAKKINSAVFPGMQGGPLEHVIAAKAVALKAAASEEFAERQRRTVAGARLLSERLTQADAAAAGVKVASGGTDVHLVLVDLVDSELDGQQAEDRLDEIGITVNRNAVPNDPRPPMVTSGLRIGTPALASRGFGDADFTEVADVIAEALKPGYDSAALRGRVEALVRKHPLYPGL, from the coding sequence ATGAGCGACCAGGACAACCTTCTCGACCGGACGCTCGCCGACTTCGACCCCGAGGTCGCCGCGGCCGTGGACAGCGAGCTGTCCCGCCAGCGCAACACGCTGGAGATGATCGCCTCGGAGAACTTCGCGCCGCGCGCCGTGCTGGAGGCGCAGGGCACCGTTCTCACCAACAAGTACGCCGAGGGCTACCCGGGCCGCCGCTACTACGGCGGCTGCGAGTACGTGGACGTCGTCGAGCAGCTCGCCATCGACCGGGCCAAGGCCCTGTTCGGCGCCGAGCACGCCAACGTCCAGCCGCACTCCGGCGCCCAGGCCAACACCGCGGTCTACTTCTCCCTGCTCAAGCCGGGCGACACCATCCTCGGTCTGGACCTGGCGCACGGCGGGCACCTCACCCACGGGATGAAGATCAACTACTCCGGGAAGATCCTCAACCCGGTCCCGTACCACGTCCGCGACGCCGACGGCCTGGTCGACTACGACGAGGTGGCCAAGCTCGCCGAGGAGCACCGGCCGGCGATGATCGTGGCCGGCTGGTCGGCCTACCCGCGGCAGCTGGACTTCGCCCGGTTCCGGGAGATCGCCGACTCGGTCGGCGCCCTGCTCATGGTGGACATGGCGCACTTCGCCGGCCTGGTCGCGGCCGGGCTGCACCCCAACCCGGTGCCGCACGCCGACGTGGTCACCACCACCACGCACAAGACCCTGGGCGGCCCGCGCGGCGGCCTGATCCTGTGCAAGCAGGAGTACGCCAAGAAGATCAACTCCGCGGTCTTCCCCGGCATGCAGGGCGGCCCGCTGGAGCACGTGATCGCCGCCAAGGCGGTCGCGCTGAAGGCCGCCGCCTCCGAGGAGTTCGCCGAGCGGCAGCGCCGCACCGTGGCCGGGGCGCGGCTGCTCTCCGAGCGGCTCACCCAGGCCGACGCGGCCGCGGCGGGGGTCAAGGTGGCCAGCGGCGGGACCGACGTCCACCTGGTCCTGGTCGACCTGGTCGACTCCGAGCTCGACGGCCAGCAGGCCGAGGACCGGCTGGACGAGATCGGCATCACGGTGAACCGCAACGCGGTGCCGAACGACCCGCGGCCGCCGATGGTCACCTCCGGACTGCGCATCGGCACCCCGGCGCTGGCCTCCCGGGGCTTCGGCGACGCCGACTTCACCGAGGTCGCCGACGTCATCGCCGAGGCGCTCAAGCCGGGCTACGACTCCGCCGCGCTGCGCGGCCGGGTCGAGGCGCTGGTGCGCAAGCACCCGCTCTACCCGGGCCTGTAA
- the gcvH gene encoding glycine cleavage system protein GcvH, translating into MSVPAELSYTNEHEWVAVNEGIATVGITKYAAEALGDIVFVEPPETGATVSAGDTCGEIESTKSVSDVYAPVDGEVVEVNQAAVDDPEIIGTDPYGQGWLFKVELSEDPKDLLTAEQYTQLTEGEG; encoded by the coding sequence TTGAGCGTTCCCGCTGAGCTGAGCTACACCAACGAACACGAGTGGGTGGCCGTCAACGAAGGCATCGCCACCGTCGGCATCACGAAGTACGCCGCCGAGGCGCTGGGCGACATCGTCTTCGTGGAGCCGCCGGAGACCGGCGCCACCGTCTCCGCCGGAGACACCTGCGGCGAGATCGAGTCCACCAAGTCGGTCAGCGACGTCTACGCGCCGGTCGACGGCGAGGTCGTGGAGGTCAACCAGGCCGCGGTGGACGACCCGGAGATCATCGGCACCGACCCCTACGGCCAGGGCTGGCTGTTCAAGGTCGAGCTGTCCGAGGACCCGAAGGACCTGCTCACCGCGGAGCAGTACACCCAGCTGACCGAAGGCGAGGGCTGA
- the gcvT gene encoding glycine cleavage system aminomethyltransferase GcvT — MTAAGSDSAELRETPLRAAHEALGATLVDFAGWLMPLRYSSEKAEHTAVREKAGLFDLSHMGEIHVLGAQAAALLDHALVGYLSKVAVGRARYTMITDAEGGVLDDLIVYRLADEHYLVVANAANAGTVLAALTERAAGFDARIEDRSAETALIALQGPAAVEILAPLTDADLDEIKYYAGYRHTVAGHPVLLARTGYTGEDGFELFVEPASDAPAVWDALLKAGEPHGLVPAGLSSRDTLRLEAGMPLYGQELSRDLTPFDAGQGRVVKFEKEGDFVGREALRRAADRGRSRKLIGLVGRGRRPVRKGMPVLRDGVEVGSVTSGAPSPTLGKPIAMAYVDAELDTSEGAFTVDVRGRSEEVDVVGLPFYKRER; from the coding sequence ATGACAGCCGCCGGCAGCGATTCCGCGGAGCTGCGCGAGACGCCGCTCCGCGCCGCCCATGAGGCGCTCGGCGCCACCCTCGTCGACTTCGCGGGCTGGCTGATGCCGCTCCGCTACAGCAGCGAGAAGGCCGAGCACACCGCGGTCCGGGAGAAGGCCGGGCTCTTCGACCTGTCGCACATGGGCGAGATCCACGTGCTCGGCGCGCAGGCCGCCGCCCTGCTGGACCACGCCCTGGTCGGGTACCTGTCCAAGGTCGCGGTGGGCCGGGCCCGGTACACGATGATCACCGACGCCGAGGGCGGCGTGCTGGACGACCTGATCGTCTACCGGCTCGCCGACGAGCACTACCTGGTGGTGGCCAACGCGGCCAACGCCGGCACGGTGCTGGCCGCGCTCACCGAGCGCGCCGCCGGGTTCGACGCCCGGATCGAGGACCGCTCCGCCGAGACCGCGCTGATCGCGCTGCAGGGCCCGGCCGCCGTGGAGATCCTCGCCCCGCTGACCGACGCCGACCTGGACGAGATCAAGTACTACGCGGGCTACCGGCACACCGTCGCCGGGCACCCGGTGCTGCTCGCCCGCACCGGCTACACCGGCGAGGACGGCTTCGAGCTGTTCGTCGAGCCCGCCTCGGACGCCCCCGCGGTGTGGGACGCCCTGCTCAAGGCGGGCGAGCCGCACGGGCTGGTGCCGGCCGGGCTGTCCTCCCGGGACACCCTGCGGCTGGAGGCCGGCATGCCGCTGTACGGCCAGGAGCTCAGCCGGGACCTCACCCCGTTCGACGCCGGCCAGGGCCGGGTCGTCAAGTTCGAGAAGGAGGGCGACTTCGTCGGCCGCGAGGCGCTGCGGCGCGCCGCGGACCGGGGCCGCTCCCGCAAGCTCATCGGGCTGGTCGGCCGGGGCCGCCGCCCGGTGCGCAAGGGCATGCCGGTGCTGCGCGACGGGGTCGAAGTGGGATCGGTCACCAGCGGCGCGCCCTCGCCGACCCTGGGCAAGCCCATCGCGATGGCCTACGTCGACGCCGAGCTGGACACCTCCGAAGGGGCGTTCACCGTGGACGTTCGCGGACGCAGCGAGGAGGTCGACGTGGTCGGCCTGCCGTTCTACAAGCGGGAGCGCTAG